Proteins encoded within one genomic window of Bacillus sp. F19:
- a CDS encoding galactosyldiacylglycerol synthase, with translation MKHVLVLPLFQMESGHHRTADALIEAFHKQDPDIECEKVDFLSYANTSLEKFTSHLYLRWITRWPSAYSLMYSSFFQRNKTFLHSLYEALFLEKMEQLLQEKQPDVIVCTHSFSSFLVDKLKGYGVDTAPVVNIYTDFFVNGVWGKQHVNMHIVPTAEMKQKVINEGADPQSVKISGILTNDAFKRGKPMKKDSKLHILVSGGSLGLGDSLQSLVSKSANHIEYKILCGQNMNLFDHVQALQCPNITGISYITEAEQMNQLYNWADALITKPGGITVGEAIKKMLPIFVHSVLPGQEEKNMSYLEGEGLVWRLDPNRPVDHQVLTVMNDASTQFLMKKSRYQFLRNIDVSSCKELARLLTETYLQENQNEQLQFIDDLFSKLYKSL, from the coding sequence ATGAAACACGTGCTAGTACTGCCGCTTTTTCAAATGGAATCAGGTCACCACCGAACGGCTGATGCATTAATAGAAGCCTTTCATAAACAGGACCCTGACATCGAATGTGAAAAAGTGGATTTTCTTAGTTATGCAAATACGTCACTGGAAAAGTTCACATCACATCTTTACTTAAGATGGATAACGAGGTGGCCATCTGCCTACAGCTTGATGTACTCTTCTTTCTTCCAAAGAAACAAAACCTTTTTGCATTCTCTTTATGAGGCCCTTTTTTTAGAGAAGATGGAGCAGCTTCTGCAAGAGAAGCAGCCGGACGTCATCGTTTGTACCCATAGCTTCTCCTCTTTTTTAGTAGATAAGCTGAAAGGCTATGGGGTCGATACAGCCCCTGTCGTCAATATATATACAGACTTTTTTGTTAACGGGGTTTGGGGAAAACAGCACGTTAATATGCATATTGTGCCTACAGCCGAAATGAAGCAAAAGGTGATAAACGAAGGTGCAGATCCCCAATCTGTCAAGATTTCAGGGATATTGACGAATGATGCGTTTAAAAGGGGTAAACCAATGAAGAAGGACAGCAAGCTTCATATCCTCGTCAGCGGCGGAAGTCTGGGATTGGGGGATTCATTGCAGTCCCTTGTTTCGAAGTCTGCCAACCATATTGAGTATAAAATCCTTTGCGGTCAAAATATGAACCTATTTGATCATGTTCAAGCCTTGCAGTGTCCAAATATTACAGGAATTTCGTACATTACGGAAGCAGAACAAATGAACCAACTATATAACTGGGCAGATGCCCTGATTACAAAGCCAGGCGGAATAACGGTTGGAGAAGCAATCAAAAAAATGCTTCCGATATTTGTTCATTCTGTGCTGCCGGGTCAAGAGGAAAAGAATATGAGTTATTTGGAAGGAGAAGGATTGGTCTGGAGATTGGATCCAAACCGTCCAGTCGATCATCAAGTGCTGACTGTCATGAATGATGCAAGCACCCAATTCTTAATGAAAAAATCAAGATATCAATTCTTAAGGAACATAGATGTCTCATCCTGTAAGGAACTTGCACGTTTATTGACCGAAACATATTTACAGGAAAATCAAAATGAACAGCTTCAATTTATTGATGATTTATTTTCGAAGTTATATAAAAGCCTTTAG
- a CDS encoding acyltransferase, with the protein MTAKTGEQKSPAQKKYIFEIHFLRAFACLLVVGVHVSATNYGMNEETWNWFTYFMNQYGRFGTTIFAVISGFLLFYQVKRRGFELGRFLQSRFLKIVIPFLIWSAAYRCLLYYYDRQILGDPVDEITKILMGESFYHLYFVAIVVQFYLIFPFLQRIFRTQTLVLVFTVLAFIISYNLYGYTPGIEGKLGEFLASKSFMPIWIFYFAFGGFMAYFWDEIVGFATKRPWKMLAVILLVSAGAVYEYQTIGYVSNRRLTNLFNIPALSIAIVGIYPLLAKFSIVKKTLTVIGQYSMGIYLVHPMILYLFARLLPDAYWQLEYVPLMFIAVMVIASVFIRILQFIPLGGFIIPVPKIKNSKLQHSIQPEQKESA; encoded by the coding sequence ATGACAGCTAAAACAGGAGAACAAAAATCACCCGCACAAAAAAAATATATTTTTGAAATTCACTTCTTGCGCGCCTTTGCCTGTTTACTAGTGGTAGGCGTTCACGTATCTGCAACAAACTATGGAATGAACGAAGAGACATGGAACTGGTTCACGTATTTCATGAATCAATATGGCCGCTTCGGTACAACCATTTTTGCCGTCATCAGCGGTTTCCTGCTCTTTTATCAAGTAAAAAGAAGAGGATTTGAGCTGGGCCGATTCCTGCAATCGAGGTTTTTAAAGATCGTCATCCCTTTTCTGATTTGGAGTGCAGCTTACCGCTGCCTTCTCTACTATTACGATAGGCAGATACTCGGTGACCCTGTGGACGAGATAACGAAAATTCTAATGGGAGAATCATTTTACCACTTATATTTCGTAGCAATCGTTGTTCAGTTCTATCTTATTTTTCCATTCTTGCAGAGGATTTTCCGGACACAGACATTAGTATTGGTCTTCACGGTCCTCGCGTTCATCATCAGCTATAACTTATATGGCTACACCCCTGGAATCGAAGGAAAGCTTGGCGAGTTCCTAGCGAGCAAATCCTTTATGCCCATCTGGATTTTTTATTTTGCCTTTGGCGGCTTTATGGCTTACTTCTGGGATGAGATCGTCGGATTCGCCACGAAACGCCCTTGGAAAATGCTTGCTGTGATCCTGCTGGTTTCAGCTGGTGCAGTCTATGAGTATCAAACAATTGGATACGTATCAAACCGAAGATTGACGAATCTGTTTAACATTCCTGCCCTGAGCATTGCAATTGTCGGGATTTACCCGCTGCTGGCTAAATTCAGCATCGTGAAAAAGACGTTAACCGTGATCGGTCAATATTCCATGGGGATCTATTTAGTTCATCCAATGATTCTTTATTTATTTGCCCGCCTTCTTCCGGATGCTTACTGGCAGTTAGAATATGTTCCTCTGATGTTCATTGCCGTAATGGTGATTGCATCGGTATTTATTCGTATTCTTCAATTCATCCCGCTCGGCGGATTCATTATTCCTGTACCAAAAATCAAGAATAGTAAACTGCAGCACTCCATACAGCCGGAGCAAAAAGAATCGGCGTAA
- a CDS encoding polysaccharide lyase beta-sandwich domain-containing protein has product MRQLYISKKTTLISLTIILMAAIIMVFTIDHEREKPQREDYLPQLKKRYWSHLTDSGSDIDISSLQKKLNSEGKFSDIAYKDKAENPRETVRHLERLETMAIAYHSENHASYHDKKLKNEILAGLEYWNQHPVQAENWWWNRLRIPMILSNILFLMDQELPKYTEETSIKLLQEYTESESPPLHGVNLIEAEKVTYITGLRQEDSVKINEAVSAIKESLKVSSIGIQPDMTFHQHEQSVQTGTYGIRYSLETAGMFTFVHGTPYSFSNEDYQLLSHFILDGIQWFIADDTIDYTSLGRGITRKNNQIQDVISIARMMEKLPTSRKDEFERMIGRLEGKRPPFVGNRAYNTSGLMVHHQKDYYSSVRILPEEMNSSEPYYNGEGINNRHMADGASLFYLRGNGYAGIFPVWDWRKIPGTTVVHNDEKKEPLSGENNETLMFSDGKNGISAMNMNYKELSAKKSWFFFEDTIAALGADIQSNSSHPVVTTIDQRIWNHPVETSETSSLADSTHQTIDKPSWVYHDGIGYLFPGNNDRIHLLLNKREASWKKINQRYDGESPVQKKVLGLWINHGSKPEHNRYQYIVVPGASKEEFNTIKNDSPIQIISNNANVQAVKNTNLQLTEAVFWNADTFKTPDGVKISMNQPAALQLKRDGKEWIIKAKAANDSKKELKLIVKKEIDNRERTLIGWEDKEGFISGKYKAQF; this is encoded by the coding sequence GTGAGACAATTGTACATATCCAAGAAGACAACGCTGATATCTCTGACAATCATTCTAATGGCAGCAATTATAATGGTCTTTACAATAGATCATGAACGGGAAAAGCCTCAAAGAGAAGATTACCTGCCACAGCTTAAAAAACGGTATTGGTCCCACTTAACGGACTCTGGCAGCGATATTGACATTTCTTCTCTGCAAAAGAAACTGAACAGTGAAGGCAAATTCTCGGATATAGCTTATAAAGATAAGGCGGAGAATCCAAGGGAAACTGTCAGGCACCTGGAACGATTGGAAACCATGGCAATAGCCTATCATTCTGAAAATCACGCGAGCTATCATGATAAAAAACTGAAAAACGAAATCCTGGCAGGACTGGAATACTGGAATCAGCACCCTGTGCAAGCTGAAAATTGGTGGTGGAACAGGCTGAGGATCCCTATGATCTTAAGTAATATCCTATTTCTAATGGATCAGGAACTCCCAAAATACACCGAGGAAACTTCCATAAAACTGCTGCAGGAATATACCGAATCCGAATCACCTCCTTTACACGGGGTGAACTTGATAGAAGCTGAAAAAGTTACCTATATTACCGGTTTACGGCAAGAAGATTCCGTGAAGATCAATGAAGCCGTCTCAGCAATTAAAGAATCATTAAAGGTAAGCAGTATCGGCATTCAGCCTGATATGACCTTTCATCAGCACGAACAATCCGTTCAGACCGGTACATATGGGATTCGCTACTCATTAGAGACAGCCGGCATGTTTACCTTTGTTCACGGAACACCGTACTCTTTTTCCAATGAGGACTATCAATTGTTATCTCACTTTATACTGGATGGAATTCAATGGTTCATTGCTGATGACACCATTGACTACACCTCATTAGGGAGAGGGATTACAAGAAAGAATAATCAAATACAAGATGTGATATCCATCGCCAGGATGATGGAAAAGCTCCCGACCAGCCGGAAAGATGAATTCGAGCGCATGATCGGACGCTTGGAAGGGAAGCGTCCCCCGTTTGTTGGCAATAGAGCTTATAACACATCCGGACTGATGGTTCATCATCAAAAGGATTACTATAGCTCGGTTCGAATCTTGCCTGAGGAAATGAACTCCAGTGAACCGTATTACAACGGAGAAGGGATCAATAATCGTCATATGGCGGACGGAGCCAGTCTCTTCTATTTGAGGGGCAACGGGTATGCAGGAATCTTCCCAGTTTGGGATTGGCGCAAGATCCCCGGAACAACCGTTGTCCATAATGATGAAAAGAAAGAACCGCTTTCAGGCGAAAACAATGAAACGCTCATGTTCAGTGATGGCAAAAATGGGATCTCTGCAATGAATATGAATTATAAAGAACTATCAGCAAAGAAATCATGGTTCTTTTTCGAGGACACGATCGCAGCTCTCGGAGCCGATATACAATCCAATAGCAGCCATCCGGTCGTCACGACCATCGACCAGCGGATTTGGAATCACCCTGTAGAAACGTCGGAAACATCCAGCTTGGCAGATTCCACTCACCAAACGATTGACAAACCCAGCTGGGTGTATCACGATGGCATCGGCTACCTGTTTCCCGGAAACAACGACCGCATCCACCTGTTGCTTAACAAACGGGAAGCCAGCTGGAAAAAAATCAATCAGCGTTATGATGGAGAATCCCCTGTACAAAAAAAGGTACTGGGGTTATGGATCAATCACGGATCCAAACCAGAGCATAATCGCTATCAATATATCGTTGTACCCGGTGCCTCTAAAGAGGAATTCAATACGATAAAAAACGATTCCCCCATTCAGATCATTAGCAATAACGCCAATGTCCAGGCAGTCAAAAACACCAATCTCCAGTTAACTGAGGCCGTATTCTGGAATGCTGATACGTTCAAAACGCCAGATGGCGTAAAAATCAGCATGAACCAGCCTGCTGCCCTCCAGCTTAAACGGGACGGAAAGGAATGGATCATCAAAGCAAAAGCGGCAAATGATTCTAAAAAAGAGCTTAAGTTAATCGTTAAAAAGGAAATAGACAACAGGGAGAGAACACTGATCGGTTGGGAAGATAAGGAAGGATTCATCAGTGGAAAATATAAGGCTCAATTTTGA
- a CDS encoding alpha/beta hydrolase codes for MDLYLEITGNGHPVVLIHSGGADLRQWTFLGSLLSKNYKVITFDGRGAGKSPSPIKHANYVEDVLSLLDYLELNQATIIGHSMGGQIATDLALNYPERVSKLVLIAPSLTGFPYSKEFEEYHTKIFETAPNIDKMLELALHSPTYQVVINSPFKDLTVQMLRHHFERMLKWPVDFCMKWPQPPAMERLRELNPETLFFIGKKDLADNSRVADCFLKVPNIRFIEIEDADHMLPLTHSEDLYQEITAFMED; via the coding sequence TTGGACTTATATTTAGAGATTACTGGCAATGGTCATCCTGTTGTTCTTATTCATAGTGGTGGGGCTGATTTGAGGCAATGGACATTTTTAGGATCTCTTTTATCTAAGAATTACAAAGTGATTACTTTTGATGGCCGTGGTGCCGGTAAATCACCATCCCCTATAAAACATGCAAACTATGTTGAAGATGTGCTGTCACTATTGGATTACCTTGAACTTAATCAGGCAACAATTATAGGCCATTCCATGGGTGGACAGATTGCAACTGATTTAGCTCTTAATTATCCTGAAAGAGTATCAAAACTTGTATTAATTGCTCCTTCTTTGACTGGTTTTCCCTATTCAAAAGAGTTTGAAGAATATCATACCAAAATATTTGAAACTGCTCCCAATATTGATAAAATGTTAGAGCTTGCCCTTCATTCACCAACATATCAAGTCGTTATCAATAGTCCGTTCAAAGATCTCACTGTTCAAATGCTCAGGCATCATTTCGAGCGTATGCTTAAGTGGCCTGTTGATTTCTGCATGAAATGGCCTCAGCCGCCAGCAATGGAACGATTAAGAGAATTGAATCCCGAAACTTTATTTTTTATTGGAAAAAAGGACTTGGCAGATAATTCTCGAGTTGCCGATTGTTTCCTTAAGGTTCCAAACATCCGTTTCATCGAAATAGAGGATGCCGATCATATGCTGCCCCTCACTCATTCTGAAGATTTATATCAAGAAATAACTGCTTTTATGGAGGATTGA
- a CDS encoding TetR/AcrR family transcriptional regulator produces MPRTPEENDRIRQATKEKIRAAAMQLFTKQGYYATSISDIAKQAVISKGLLYNYYKGKEELLSEMVEARIGEVVEVMTEAVSLETPGEQLKYIINGAIDNIHKNPEVHRFYLHLQTHPEADEELIKYSHLIIEENTRQFELQCEIFERMGEKEPRKRSLYFSSVLQGIMLMISTYPQKFPIEEIKKQIISEFCI; encoded by the coding sequence ATGCCACGTACACCCGAAGAGAATGACCGTATTCGCCAAGCAACCAAAGAAAAAATTCGCGCTGCAGCTATGCAGTTATTTACGAAACAGGGGTATTACGCTACTTCTATAAGCGATATAGCCAAACAAGCGGTCATTTCGAAAGGGTTACTCTATAACTATTACAAAGGAAAAGAAGAGCTGCTTTCTGAAATGGTAGAGGCCAGAATCGGAGAAGTAGTTGAAGTAATGACAGAAGCAGTCTCCCTGGAGACACCTGGTGAACAGCTTAAATATATTATCAATGGTGCCATTGATAATATCCACAAAAACCCGGAAGTCCATCGGTTTTATCTTCACCTGCAAACTCATCCAGAGGCTGATGAAGAGTTGATTAAATACAGTCATCTCATTATCGAAGAAAACACTAGACAGTTTGAGTTGCAATGTGAAATATTTGAAAGAATGGGAGAAAAGGAGCCAAGGAAACGGTCGTTATATTTTTCATCTGTGCTGCAAGGTATTATGTTGATGATATCTACCTATCCACAGAAGTTTCCGATAGAAGAAATAAAGAAACAGATTATAAGTGAGTTTTGTATCTAG
- a CDS encoding antibiotic biosynthesis monooxygenase: MNSSKSIVWINVFTAKPGKLDELVNIQAKELLNFKGKAIPGWISSRWHRSVDNNKAIMITTFESIEFHKSWLEKTDFSEHLNKIKHLIEGAEGGYYTLVESIENL; encoded by the coding sequence ATGAATTCTAGTAAATCAATAGTGTGGATAAATGTATTTACTGCAAAGCCAGGCAAATTAGATGAATTGGTCAATATCCAAGCTAAAGAATTACTAAACTTCAAGGGTAAAGCTATTCCTGGTTGGATTAGTAGTCGTTGGCATCGTTCTGTCGATAATAACAAGGCAATTATGATAACTACCTTTGAGAGTATTGAATTTCATAAAAGTTGGTTAGAAAAAACTGACTTCTCGGAACACCTAAACAAGATTAAACATCTAATTGAAGGAGCAGAAGGTGGGTACTACACGTTGGTGGAAAGCATTGAAAACTTGTAA
- a CDS encoding PAS domain S-box protein, translated as MKIENELETLRKENQLLKELITQWPSAFTYVNPELELAVCKDKADMPPSIQKMTSTQLTAYTNQRLNLSSSANDSFHHTEAFLSDIFDLVAHHVVFIDEAGIVTLCNLQAAKDHGVNRDEIIGKHLRELVCIPDDQLLTLETARTGIEFIDREVLDKNYGILNTKILWNSDGSIKRVIGTFYFLNAIKEAEKQAIAGRIAAGIAHEIRNPLTTVRGFLQVLQASADPETKSLFQTILIPEIDRANKIISDFLSIAKTAEIRSEHFEVKEFLLNHLGRILESESLLYSIEFQIKVDPSAEGIYILGSKDELLQVFLNLFQNSFQAKNTDPLRIQISCTRQKNRLQINFSDNGKGIIPSAMHHIFDPFFSTKDSGTGLGLSVSKKIVENHKGTMTASSDENGTIFYLDFPVWEERI; from the coding sequence ATGAAAATTGAAAATGAACTAGAAACATTACGAAAAGAAAATCAGCTTTTAAAAGAACTCATCACACAATGGCCCTCTGCGTTTACTTATGTAAATCCGGAACTCGAGCTTGCGGTTTGCAAAGATAAGGCAGACATGCCTCCATCCATTCAGAAAATGACCAGCACACAGCTGACGGCATACACAAATCAGCGCCTCAACCTATCATCATCAGCTAATGATTCATTTCATCACACAGAAGCTTTTTTATCCGATATCTTCGATTTAGTTGCCCATCATGTTGTTTTCATTGATGAAGCGGGCATTGTTACTTTATGCAATCTTCAAGCCGCAAAGGATCACGGGGTCAACCGGGACGAGATTATCGGCAAGCATTTAAGGGAGCTTGTATGCATTCCAGACGATCAGCTTCTGACACTTGAAACCGCTCGCACCGGGATTGAATTCATTGACCGTGAAGTGCTTGATAAAAATTATGGAATCCTGAATACGAAAATCCTCTGGAATAGCGACGGATCCATTAAACGGGTAATCGGCACCTTCTACTTTTTAAATGCGATAAAAGAAGCCGAAAAACAGGCGATCGCCGGCAGAATTGCCGCTGGAATTGCCCATGAAATCAGAAATCCATTAACTACGGTCAGAGGCTTTCTCCAGGTGCTTCAAGCTTCAGCAGATCCTGAAACAAAAAGCTTATTTCAGACGATTTTAATTCCTGAAATCGACCGGGCAAATAAAATCATTTCAGATTTCCTGAGCATCGCAAAAACTGCCGAAATTCGGTCTGAGCATTTTGAAGTGAAAGAATTTCTCCTGAATCATTTAGGAAGAATCTTAGAAAGCGAATCGCTTCTTTACTCCATTGAGTTTCAAATCAAAGTTGATCCCTCAGCAGAGGGGATCTATATCCTTGGAAGTAAGGATGAACTGCTTCAGGTCTTTCTGAATTTGTTTCAAAATTCGTTTCAGGCAAAAAACACAGATCCGCTTAGAATTCAGATCTCATGCACACGCCAGAAAAATCGTCTGCAAATCAATTTTTCTGATAATGGAAAGGGCATTATCCCTTCCGCTATGCATCATATATTCGATCCGTTCTTCTCTACAAAAGACAGCGGAACAGGACTCGGTCTCTCTGTTTCGAAAAAAATTGTCGAGAACCATAAGGGTACAATGACAGCAAGCAGTGACGAAAACGGTACTATATTTTATCTGGATTTTCCTGTTTGGGAGGAGCGGATTTAA
- a CDS encoding dimethylarginine dimethylaminohydrolase family protein, whose amino-acid sequence MEEFILTTIRKPDQTLACFSEYDSLKRVLVCPPNYMRITEVINETQRHYADENIDVDLAISQHQQFVRTLEKNKAEVIMLTPYEKYPEQVFTRDIGFTLGKTVYVSEMGQDIRQGEEEVLRSWLDVQGYPMQCLKEHRIEGGDVIIDKTDIFVGVSDRTCMHAIEKLQSLVPAFEVIPVPINEKYLHLDCVFNVLSETEALVFPDAFEEKELKMLKLRYNLIEVTGAEQFTMGTNVLSIGDKKIISLPVNKNVNKQLRDRGYEVIEVDITEIIKSGGSFRCCTLPLLRTV is encoded by the coding sequence ATGGAGGAATTTATTTTGACGACCATTCGAAAACCAGATCAGACGTTAGCCTGTTTTAGCGAATATGATTCATTAAAGCGGGTTCTGGTATGTCCGCCAAACTATATGCGTATCACCGAAGTTATTAATGAAACACAGAGGCATTATGCCGATGAAAATATTGATGTAGACCTCGCAATCAGCCAGCATCAGCAGTTTGTCCGGACATTAGAGAAAAATAAGGCCGAAGTAATTATGCTCACACCTTATGAAAAATACCCTGAGCAAGTGTTCACCCGTGACATCGGGTTCACTTTAGGCAAAACCGTTTACGTTTCGGAAATGGGCCAGGACATCAGACAGGGAGAGGAAGAAGTGCTGCGCAGCTGGCTTGACGTACAGGGCTATCCGATGCAATGTCTGAAAGAGCACCGGATTGAAGGCGGAGACGTGATTATCGACAAAACAGATATTTTCGTTGGGGTGAGTGACAGAACGTGCATGCATGCGATCGAAAAACTGCAGTCGCTTGTTCCAGCCTTTGAGGTTATACCTGTTCCTATCAATGAAAAATACCTTCATCTAGACTGTGTATTTAATGTCCTGTCTGAAACGGAAGCCCTGGTCTTTCCAGATGCTTTTGAAGAGAAAGAGCTGAAAATGCTTAAGTTGCGCTACAACTTAATTGAAGTAACGGGAGCTGAACAGTTTACAATGGGCACAAACGTCCTTTCGATAGGGGATAAAAAAATCATCAGTCTTCCTGTTAATAAAAATGTTAACAAACAGCTGAGAGACAGAGGATATGAGGTTATTGAAGTGGATATCACTGAAATCATTAAATCTGGCGGCTCTTTCAGATGCTGTACATTACCTCTTTTAAGAACAGTATAA
- a CDS encoding LacI family transcriptional regulator, protein MKKATMKDIASQANVSVATVSYVLNNAENQSIPAETKERVLQIAKKLNYVPNLAARSLVKQKTGLIGILLNRSAHEGIWRRAHHAEFIFELEQMLTKQGYHVVLSSIDVEKPNFEIIAERKLDGVFLIDVREDFFYSISKTVPTGVPLVLVDSVIDDELFYKVMYDYKSAFSAAKKQLKGKSAILIMEKFQNAGLTEHIKIASGLEEDDIHHMEDEKVLAEFLAKNTDQSAIILNEFLAATVSKYRNVEDDAVICTSNCPEILPAGAEMVLFKDSKANIAFKVLSDLIKDNRGLDLEKYTYIPAE, encoded by the coding sequence ATGAAAAAAGCAACAATGAAAGATATTGCGTCTCAAGCGAATGTTTCTGTTGCGACTGTGAGCTACGTTTTAAATAATGCAGAAAATCAATCGATTCCAGCAGAGACAAAGGAACGTGTGCTCCAGATTGCAAAGAAATTGAATTATGTGCCTAACCTTGCTGCAAGATCACTTGTTAAGCAGAAGACGGGGTTAATCGGAATTCTTTTAAACCGCTCTGCACATGAAGGGATATGGAGACGCGCGCATCACGCCGAGTTTATTTTTGAGCTTGAGCAGATGCTGACAAAACAGGGGTATCACGTTGTGCTTTCAAGTATTGATGTGGAGAAGCCCAATTTTGAGATTATCGCAGAACGTAAGCTGGATGGCGTTTTCTTGATTGATGTCCGGGAAGATTTCTTCTACAGCATCTCAAAAACTGTTCCAACAGGAGTGCCGCTCGTTCTCGTTGACAGTGTAATTGATGATGAATTGTTTTACAAGGTCATGTATGATTACAAGAGTGCTTTTTCAGCTGCAAAAAAACAGCTAAAAGGAAAATCAGCCATTTTAATTATGGAGAAGTTTCAAAATGCTGGACTTACTGAGCATATTAAGATCGCATCGGGTCTTGAAGAGGATGACATACATCATATGGAGGATGAAAAAGTCCTTGCTGAATTTTTAGCAAAGAACACCGATCAATCAGCGATTATTCTAAACGAGTTTTTGGCCGCCACTGTATCGAAATACCGGAACGTTGAAGATGATGCCGTGATTTGCACATCCAATTGTCCGGAGATCCTTCCTGCGGGAGCTGAAATGGTTTTATTCAAGGACTCTAAAGCGAATATTGCATTCAAGGTTTTATCCGACCTTATTAAAGACAACAGAGGTCTGGATTTAGAAAAATACACTTATATACCGGCAGAGTAG